The proteins below are encoded in one region of Nitrospira sp.:
- a CDS encoding two-component system response regulator encodes MTALAGTTVAKPTILVIDDEAGPRDALKVILRPFFHVESAENAQRALQLLKEHRVDLVTLDQKLPDCQGLDLLQDIKHLYRDIEVIIITGYGSLKSAMDGIRHGAAGYLLKPFNVTELITLINQTLEKKNRLDFLRAFLSNSHALWNSEAQANGAWGTLREKYAALTKGKPGGPGDPTDFQELVPLLSSLLEAKDRSLLNHSSRVSFYATLLANRLNLSATEQRSLAIGAFLHDLGMIGMESAGTEEQECHETVSDYVKRHTEIGARMVLALGIPAEVGQIISYHHEHFNGLGYPHGLKGEGIPRLARIVGLAEYFDHLTSSRGNQSTCSIDEALQIIKNLADTQFDPELVNVFLQVVTECKSSLPALAMSNSPLSPPDL; translated from the coding sequence ATGACTGCGCTAGCGGGTACGACTGTAGCCAAGCCGACCATACTTGTTATCGACGACGAAGCGGGTCCCCGCGATGCACTCAAGGTGATTTTGCGCCCCTTCTTTCACGTGGAGTCTGCAGAAAATGCTCAACGCGCCCTGCAGCTACTGAAGGAACACCGTGTGGACCTCGTGACCCTCGACCAAAAGCTTCCCGACTGCCAGGGGCTCGATCTCCTCCAGGACATCAAACACCTCTACCGTGATATCGAGGTGATTATTATCACCGGCTACGGAAGCCTCAAATCGGCCATGGACGGCATCCGGCATGGGGCGGCTGGCTACCTACTCAAGCCCTTCAATGTCACAGAATTGATCACGCTGATCAATCAAACACTTGAGAAAAAGAATCGGCTGGATTTCCTTCGAGCCTTCTTATCCAATAGTCACGCCCTGTGGAATTCTGAGGCACAGGCCAACGGAGCCTGGGGCACCCTGCGGGAGAAATATGCTGCGCTCACCAAGGGTAAACCTGGAGGACCGGGCGACCCGACCGATTTCCAGGAACTGGTTCCTCTCCTATCCAGCCTTTTGGAAGCCAAAGATCGCAGCCTGCTCAATCACTCTAGTCGTGTCAGCTTTTACGCCACTCTTCTGGCGAATCGTCTGAATCTGAGCGCTACCGAACAACGGTCTCTGGCAATTGGCGCCTTCCTGCACGATCTCGGCATGATTGGCATGGAATCAGCGGGGACAGAAGAACAAGAATGTCATGAGACCGTGTCGGATTACGTCAAACGCCATACCGAAATTGGGGCGCGAATGGTGCTGGCCTTGGGCATTCCTGCGGAAGTTGGTCAAATCATTTCCTACCACCATGAGCACTTCAATGGTCTAGGATATCCACATGGCCTGAAGGGTGAGGGCATTCCCCGACTCGCACGAATCGTCGGTCTCGCGGAGTATTTCGACCACTTGACGTCGAGTCGCGGCAACCAATCGACCTGTTCGATCGATGAGGCCCTACAGATCATTAAAAATCTAGCTGACACTCAGTTTGACCCGGAGCTGGTGAATGTCTTCCTCCAAGTCGTGACCGAATGTAAATCGTCGCTACCGGCCTTGGCAATGAGCAACAGCCCGTTATCCCCTCCAGACCTCTAA
- the trx gene encoding thioredoxin has product MGSLALKVDDKSWDAEVAKAPELVMVDFWAVWCGPCQMVAPIVDELAQEYEGKLRVRKLNTDENPEIAGRYQIMSIPTILFFKNGELVDRLVGARPKRQFKELIDKLLAQSSAKA; this is encoded by the coding sequence GTGGGAAGTCTGGCGTTGAAAGTCGACGATAAGAGTTGGGACGCGGAGGTCGCCAAGGCCCCCGAGCTCGTCATGGTAGACTTCTGGGCTGTTTGGTGCGGCCCGTGCCAGATGGTGGCGCCCATCGTTGACGAGCTCGCGCAAGAATACGAAGGCAAGCTCCGTGTGAGGAAGTTAAATACCGACGAAAATCCGGAGATTGCCGGTCGCTACCAGATCATGAGCATCCCCACAATTCTGTTTTTTAAGAACGGCGAGCTCGTTGACCGCTTAGTGGGGGCGCGTCCAAAACGACAATTTAAGGAATTGATCGACAAGTTGTTAGCCCAATCTTCCGCGAAGGCATGA
- the recN gene encoding DNA repair protein RecN: MLTELRVANFALIEQLQLSIPAGFVALTGETGAGKSLLVDALSLLLGQRAATEQIRTGADEAELEAAFSLSSDSPVLARLRAGDILGQDQTEVVLRRILSRTGRGRSYINGRLVSLQELERLSGLLVDIHGQHEQQSLLTPASQLDALDHFGGLNALRSRFVRAYNEWQESKRDLEETEARTERLREREDLLRYQVREIQDAAVQPDEERSLQEQCLRLEQVERLRTAAEQGYAALYGEEGAVLERLSAVVRNLRQLSAIDAATQLWSEQLDHAVLLLQEVAAGVRAYRDGLEDDPAQLAHVQARLVKLEALKKKYGGTLEAVMAKGEELQALLSLLEHGEDRLIGLHQEVEVRFQRASALAHELSNQRRAATKQFEDALKRELEGLHLKQARITVRVEAVQQASGLTPTGSDHVQFLFSANKGEALYPLARVVSGGECSRVMLALKSVLAEYDTIPVLVFDEIDAGVGGAVATSIGTRLRSLSRYHQVLCVTHAPQVAAKAQAQIQVEKAAQARRTVTFARTLSSGDRKDAIAKMLGGQTVTATMRRAAAELLGESEPA, encoded by the coding sequence ATGTTGACGGAGCTGCGCGTCGCCAATTTCGCCCTCATCGAGCAGCTGCAATTGAGCATTCCAGCCGGGTTTGTCGCCCTGACGGGAGAAACAGGGGCCGGTAAATCCTTGCTTGTCGACGCGCTCTCATTGCTCCTCGGACAGCGCGCGGCGACGGAGCAGATCCGTACTGGAGCGGACGAAGCCGAACTGGAAGCGGCGTTTAGCCTTTCGTCGGATAGTCCCGTACTGGCTCGTCTTCGTGCCGGAGACATTCTGGGACAAGACCAGACAGAGGTTGTGCTCAGGCGCATTCTATCCCGAACCGGGCGCGGCCGTAGCTACATCAATGGCCGCCTGGTCTCTCTCCAAGAACTGGAGCGTCTCTCCGGCCTGCTTGTTGACATCCATGGCCAGCATGAACAGCAGTCCCTCCTCACCCCCGCTTCGCAGCTCGACGCGTTGGATCATTTTGGCGGGTTGAACGCCCTGCGGTCGCGATTTGTTCGTGCCTATAACGAGTGGCAAGAATCGAAGCGGGACTTGGAGGAGACCGAGGCCCGGACAGAGCGTCTCCGGGAACGTGAGGATCTGCTTCGGTACCAGGTGCGTGAAATTCAAGATGCGGCGGTCCAGCCCGACGAAGAGCGGAGTCTTCAGGAACAATGTCTTCGGTTGGAGCAGGTCGAGCGGCTGCGGACGGCAGCAGAACAGGGGTATGCCGCGCTGTATGGGGAGGAAGGCGCGGTGCTTGAACGGTTGAGTGCGGTAGTACGGAACCTCCGGCAGTTATCGGCGATCGATGCAGCGACTCAGCTATGGAGCGAGCAACTCGATCACGCGGTACTGCTCCTACAAGAGGTGGCAGCAGGGGTACGTGCGTACCGGGATGGCCTTGAGGATGATCCGGCACAGCTGGCCCATGTCCAAGCTCGATTGGTCAAATTGGAGGCTCTCAAGAAGAAGTATGGTGGTACGCTGGAAGCCGTCATGGCAAAGGGTGAGGAATTACAGGCTCTATTGTCGCTCTTGGAGCACGGAGAGGACCGGCTGATCGGATTGCACCAAGAGGTCGAGGTGCGATTCCAGAGAGCCAGTGCCTTGGCGCACGAGCTTTCGAACCAGCGTCGTGCCGCGACAAAACAATTTGAGGATGCTCTGAAAAGAGAACTGGAGGGCTTACACCTCAAACAGGCCCGCATCACGGTACGAGTCGAAGCAGTCCAGCAGGCGAGCGGGCTGACTCCAACCGGCTCGGACCATGTCCAATTCTTGTTTTCAGCCAATAAGGGCGAGGCGCTTTACCCATTGGCTCGAGTTGTGTCGGGTGGGGAATGCTCGCGGGTCATGTTGGCGCTGAAGTCTGTTTTGGCAGAATATGACACGATCCCTGTTCTGGTATTTGATGAAATTGATGCCGGGGTAGGGGGGGCGGTTGCCACGTCGATTGGTACACGGCTACGGAGCCTGTCCCGTTACCATCAGGTTCTGTGTGTGACACACGCCCCGCAGGTCGCCGCCAAAGCGCAAGCTCAAATTCAGGTCGAAAAGGCAGCGCAAGCGCGGCGAACCGTCACGTTTGCCAGAACGCTCAGTTCGGGTGACCGGAAGGATGCAATTGCAAAGATGTTGGGCGGGCAGACCGTGACGGCAACGATGCGGCGTGCGGCGGCGGAACTGCTCGGAGAGAGCGAGCCTGCTTGA